GCTGTGTTTGTAATCTAACTTTGTTTAATCGCTTATTTTTCATGAATTCTACAATTTCTTTAAGGTCTATTTTTCCCGATACTGGGCTAAAATAAACAATACATTTACTTGTTAAATCATTTCTGATAATAATATCATAAGCATGTTCTAAATCTTCAATACTACCTATGACAAATTTATATACATCAGATTTTCCTATCACTTTTAAATTATTATTACTCATTTTATTAGTCATTTGACTGCTTGGTAGCTTATAATCTACAATATAACATATATTTTTACTATTATAAATCTTTTTAAATGGTTCTATATCAACTGCACCATTTGTTTCTATATGAACCTTTAAATTTTCATCATCATTTAATAATTTTAACAGTTCATCAATATTTTTCTGAATAAGTGGTTCTCCACCTGTCAATGTTACATTTATTACATTGTTTTCTTTTATATAATTATAAATTTCATCAGCACTTAAAATCTCGCAAATACTACTTTTATCCCATGAATAAGTGGTATCACACCAAGTGCAGCGCAAATTACACCCTTGAAATCTTATAAATGTAGCAAGTTCGCCTGAACTAGGACCTTCTCCATCAACAGATATAAATTTTTCTACAATATTAAACATTATTAATCCTCCAATTTTAATCTTCTGTATATATGCAGCTATTGTTAGGAGTTTCAAATAATTCAACTTCACATACAGATAAACCTTTTGATTTCAATCTATTAAAAATATCCCTAGACATTTCTTCTGCTGTAGGTCTATAATTCACAAAACTTATTTCAAAATTATTTTGAAGTTCAGATAATTTTTTTGATAGTACCTTTCCTTCTTCATTATTTTCAATAATTAACTTATGATCAAATTCTTCTTCTATTTGCTTTAGTGCTTCTTTAAAATTAGAGAAATCATCTACCATTCCTCTAAGTTGCCCTTCTTTATGTAGTGTCTCAGATTTTAATTTAGCAATTAATCTATATCTATGTCCATGTATATTTGAACATTTCCCGTCATAGCCACTTAAATAATGAGCCATATCAAATTGTACTTCACTTTTAATTTTAAACATACTTTTCTCCTCACATAACATTTCTAATTCGTTTATATTCTTATAACAAAACACGCCTATTATACAGTAATTAATTTTAAACATAATAAAAAGACTAATTTTGTTATATCTAAAACTAGAACAACAAAATTAATCTTAAATTTAAAAAATCTAAAATTACAATGCCTAGTTTTGTTTAAGGACAGGATGGTCTTAATGAACTGTCCATATTTAGTTATAGGTAAACATAAAATATATATTAACTTGAGCATTTCTAAAATAACCAAGCAATATTTTACAAGCGTTATGATAACACATTTAATTTAAATATGCAAACTTTCTGTTGTATTTCAGCTTAATATGTTATAATTAGCAAGAACCAATTTGTTGTACACAAAATTTAAGGAGGTCTTTCATTGAAAAACAAAATGGGATTTAGGCATAAATTTGTATTCAGTTTTTTTGATTTTACTGCCTATAAAGAATTTTTAGCGCAAGGACTTGGAAAATCTGTTTTATATATTTTTCTTGTTACTTTAATATTTTCAACATTAACTAATTTTAAGATAATTGACACATTTAATTCTCAAATATCAGATATACATGAAGTGGTTCTTAATAAAGTTCCAAGCTTCGAATTTAAAAATGGACAATTATCTATGGATTCAAAAGAACCTTTTTATTATAAACATAATGGAGATATGCTTATTATAGATACAGTTAACAAAACAGATACCTCAGCTTTAAATCAGTATAATAATGGTATTTATATAAACTCAAGCAAGCTTGTCTACAGGCAAAATTATACTACAATTTATACTGTTGATTTTTCAGAGTATAGCGATATAAACCTAACAAATAGCAGTATCGCTAAAATATTACTTATTTTAAAAGTAATTTTACCAGTAATACTTTTAATTGTTAATCCTATTGTCTCTTTCCTTGTAAATTTAGCAGCGGTATTTATTATTATAGGACCTATGAGTTTATTAATTAGTTCCATCATGAGTATAAAATCAAATTACACCACGGCTTGTACATTAGGCTTTTATTCAATTACTTTACCTCTGCTTCTTGAAGCTCTTATAAATATATCAGGAATGGAAATAGATAATTTCATTGTAATATTTTATATTATCTCTATAATATATTGTTACTTGGCACTTAAAGAAATTAAAAACACTGATAAATCAAATATTAACCTTACACACTAAGTTAATTTAAGGAGATTGATAACTACACAAATAGTTACTAATCTCCTTTTTCTTATAGTATTATTTTGTATTTATAATAATGTTCCTAATTCCTTGGGTTACATTACTTTTATAATTTTGAGTAAAAGTAAATATAGATGTTATATTTAGTAAATCTAATAGCATCACCACGTTTATGCAAATTAAAATTCCACAGAAAACATCTTCTAGTTTACTATTTGTTTTAATTTTCCCTAATGAAAACTTCTTTTTAGTAAACGGATAGAACCACGGCAGACCACCAATTGTAAAACTATCAAGTATTAAGTGAGATAATATTCCAAAAAATAAACCTGTAATTCCAATAAAATACACTTTTTTCATTGGTATACCAGCACTGATTGAGTATAAAAGCAAATACATCAATGGTGCATGAAATAATTTTCTGTGTCCAGCTAGTTTATTTATAGTTTTTGATATTCCTTTTGCTTTTTTACCAATATAACTATTTCTGTGATCAATATCTGGCAATAAACTTCCAATAATTGTTCCTCCAAAAAATACGCCTGCTGAGAGAATATCATTTTTTGTTATCTGCGATCCAATATATAAGCCTATTAATACTCCACCGTTTATATGAGTTTTAAAATTCATCGTTTTATTCCTACTTTCGCTTCTAGTCATTCATAATTATGTCTTGCTTCATTTTGTTATTATACTATAAATCAAATTAATTTTTAATAAAAAATCTACTAAAATAATAAATTCTATTTAATTTCATATTAAATTACATTATATTCCCTTTTTACTATAATTCCCTAAATAAATATTAAATTATTTCGATAAATAATAGATTAAAAAATGTAACCTGTGAATATGATATTCACAGGTTACATTTTTTAATCTATTATTTTTTATTCATCATCATTGTCACCGAAGTCTTTTCTTGGCGAAAGTGGCATAATCCATGCATTATGATCTGTATGAAGAAGTTTGTGAGCTTTGTGTGATAAAGGTTTCTCCATGTAATCAGCGTAAAGTTGTATAATAGAAGGATTTTCGTGTGAAAATCTTAGTTCAGCCTTTTTATCAAGTTTATATAAATTATCAGCACGTTCCTTTCCTAGTTCTAACCCATCTGCAATTGGTTGCCCTCCTCCACCTGAGCACCCTCCTGGACATGCCATTACTTCAACAAAATCATAGTGTGCCTTTCCTTTACGTATAGCTTTAACTAGTTTTCTCGCATTACCAAGTCCACTTACTACTGCAACCTTTATTGAAGAACCTGCTATTTCAAAAACTGCTTCTTTTATTCCTCCACTTATTCTAACTTCTTTAAATGCA
The window above is part of the Clostridium saccharoperbutylacetonicum N1-4(HMT) genome. Proteins encoded here:
- a CDS encoding 6-pyruvoyl trahydropterin synthase family protein, encoding MFKIKSEVQFDMAHYLSGYDGKCSNIHGHRYRLIAKLKSETLHKEGQLRGMVDDFSNFKEALKQIEEEFDHKLIIENNEEGKVLSKKLSELQNNFEISFVNYRPTAEEMSRDIFNRLKSKGLSVCEVELFETPNNSCIYTED
- a CDS encoding metal-dependent hydrolase → MNFKTHINGGVLIGLYIGSQITKNDILSAGVFFGGTIIGSLLPDIDHRNSYIGKKAKGISKTINKLAGHRKLFHAPLMYLLLYSISAGIPMKKVYFIGITGLFFGILSHLILDSFTIGGLPWFYPFTKKKFSLGKIKTNSKLEDVFCGILICINVVMLLDLLNITSIFTFTQNYKSNVTQGIRNIIINTK
- a CDS encoding DUF1189 domain-containing protein, which encodes MKNKMGFRHKFVFSFFDFTAYKEFLAQGLGKSVLYIFLVTLIFSTLTNFKIIDTFNSQISDIHEVVLNKVPSFEFKNGQLSMDSKEPFYYKHNGDMLIIDTVNKTDTSALNQYNNGIYINSSKLVYRQNYTTIYTVDFSEYSDINLTNSSIAKILLILKVILPVILLIVNPIVSFLVNLAAVFIIIGPMSLLISSIMSIKSNYTTACTLGFYSITLPLLLEALINISGMEIDNFIVIFYIISIIYCYLALKEIKNTDKSNINLTH
- the queE gene encoding putative 7-carboxy-7-deazaguanine synthase QueE, encoding MFNIVEKFISVDGEGPSSGELATFIRFQGCNLRCTWCDTTYSWDKSSICEILSADEIYNYIKENNVINVTLTGGEPLIQKNIDELLKLLNDDENLKVHIETNGAVDIEPFKKIYNSKNICYIVDYKLPSSQMTNKMSNNNLKVIGKSDVYKFVIGSIEDLEHAYDIIIRNDLTSKCIVYFSPVSGKIDLKEIVEFMKNKRLNKVRLQTQLHKIIWDNNARGV